ttgttataaaaaatccgagtatagccgcccggctataccatttataaaaataaaagacccGCCACGCGCCTAGCACTAGCACCTAGTGGCCATcatgccacgtgtcaaaaatagtatagccgcgcggctatacgttAGAAGCCCGGAACCTGAAAGCTGTAATGGTGCGGTGGGTTCCGTAAAGAGCACCCGATAAATGGAAAACTCAGACTTTGACGAGCCAGAGAAGAAGAGGCCTCATTTAAACTCACTTTCGCCCACCATGGCTCGTAGCTCCGCCTTTTCTCCACCATAGCGtaatccctctctctctctatttacAGTCTGCTTGGTTACTGACGGAAAAAATGGTTTTGATcaaattttttggtttaagaaaaaaggtgttttatttttttaaattactgtGATTGATGGGTGATTGGAGTTTGGGCAATTTCTGCATTGGATATGCTTTTGAGAATGTGAAAAATTGTACTATGCTCTGTTTGGTTGTTGAGGAAGTGTAAGAAAAGGGATATAAAATACAGAATTGGAATTTTTGGAGTATAGGGTGTAAGTTAGAGGGTTTCTGTTTATTAATTGTGTAATTAGGGCAGTAAAGCATCATTAATCTCTACGTTGATGAAGTCACTTCTGAAGTTAGTATGCTATTTCATAAAAATGCGTGCAGTTAGATGAGTGCACATTGATAGTTCAATGCATTTCAAGtacatttcaattttgatctGAGATAGAAAGTAGATTGAAATATATCTGTATTTTGTGTACGTACTATATGTGCCCATGTCGATGCAGCAATAATTCTCCAGTACCAGAACCAGAGACTTCTTCACCAAATAGACAAACAGAAGCATGATTTGCAAGAGGTTGAAGCAAATATTAAGGAACTAAAGGATAAGCAAGGTTCTTATGATGAAATGCTAATCACAGTGAATCAAATATGGAATCAAGTTATCTTAAATGTTTGGTTGggttttcttccttttcatgGTCTCAATTGTGCCCACCAGGATGACTTGTAATTTTTTCTGATGgtgatttctttattttgctATCCAGTTGGTTGATGATTTAATTCTTCTTGGACTATGTGCTGGAAGAAGCCAAAATGCTTTACAAAGTTTAGATGGTGCTGATTGTTCTCGTGGTATTTTACAGCACGTGTTGTTTTATGCtacttcatcttttttttcctaattttttctGATGACTAAATCAAAATCTTAGtgttcattttattttattcttcacATCATATAGATTAGATTGACCGGTGTGCTTTTCAGGTTCAATTCCGTCATGTTCTGCGGAGGAGATGTTTCTTTGTAGACTCCTACTAAGAGATTCTATAGAAGCTAATGGCAATGATGAAATTGCTAAATATGTTGAAGAAGCTCTCACTTTGCCTCATGCGTCTACTAGGGAGTTGTTAAAACTCTTGGAACATACCATTTATTCTCATAGGGAAAAAACAGAGAGCATAGTCCACACTTTGGATGGAAAGATATCTTCTGAAGGTCAGAGGTTCAATTGTAAATTCATTGTTGTACAAACTAATTTCATACAataactttttcattttttaacacTTATTTTTGAAGGAGTAAGTGCGTGAGGAATTATGTACTGATTATaggttctttgtttttcttgtgatTCTCAGATGATATCATCCAGTTACCTAAGATTTATGACGGAGAGGGAGGTTAAAAATCTGTGGGAAGCGATTGATATTCTTCACGTGAAGCAGCTAGAGTATGCTGtgtgttgatgctcaaaatggttaGGCCAAagttgagtccaacttagtgatgaagtgtgatggatgatggatgaaggtGAAGACATTCACcaagtgtgtgaggatttgggcaagcgataaacatatagaagacaagatatacgtggttcactCGAAtaatgggctacgtccacggagaatagtgttctcattatgatcatgtttgtttacatttgtacaaagggattagacccaaatataaagataacaagtgagaagtCAGCCTAGAGAtggatccagaagagagagtcCCCAAGAGCCAATCCCCTTCTAAGGaaagagtagtcttcttttataggtgagggggagtcttcacttcttgtagttttccgacgtgggactcctcttgctttgtttagagttgtgacttgtggtaatgcttctttggctaaggtgatgacctctcaaagcatggcacgTGGATGATCTAGActagctagttgctcggtcagttaCGGTACCAACACTGTGTAATTCGGAGTTACCTTAGCAGCCAGTCAACAGATCAGTCTGAAATTAGCCGCATTACAGGTTTCTAAGATGGTTATAGTCACAAGCCtcggttttttatttgcatatttagTAGGAATGTTTAATCCTACACTTGATTACTGACAGCGcatatgtaatttttgtttttgtttttcatattttcgcATTACAAGAAAATTTGAACCTAGGATCTACACTTCAGCCCATCCAACCCATGTCACTTGAGCTAAGGCTCGTGGCAGTACATGTAAAGATTCAGCATCATATTTAAGACCTATAGATTCAGGAACTTTGCTCAATTTCTGACAGAGAGTAAGTCTCAAAGTTTACCACTATTTGGTGATGCCACCTTTTGATTGTTTGttgaatatgtaaattttctgtAATTGGTGACAGGTGAGCTGGATGACAGCATGACTGAACTAGAGGAGAGTAGGAGGAAACTAGTGAATCTGAAAATGCAAAAGGATGTTGCATCTGGGATGCATAACCGTACTTCTGGTGCAGTGAATGGAACCCACCTGAAAAATCAACAGAAAGGACAATAAGCTTGCGGGAATTTAGAAATTCAATCCAGGAAACAAAGGTATAGATGTGTTGCCAAATCTCCTTTGTACCAGCTCCCATTCTCACTCTTTCTCTGACATATTTGAGCATGTTTTGCACATACTAGCAGCTGACCGCCTTCCTGAGTATCAAGAGGCACATGAAGAAAATAAGACGCTGTCAAAACAATTGCAAGAAAAGTTGCATTGTTTCATAGAAATTAAAACATTGCAGTTGTTTAGAaaaacgtatagccgcgcggctatactttttttgtctaatttttttaaaaaatagtatagacgAGCGGCTATGACCTTTTCTGTTTGACTACTGCTCTGAAAAACGCCATCAATTTTTCTCCAAATGACTACGACTCTATTTTTCTCCAAATGGGTTATAACGCCATCAAagtcaatttctttttttgttgcccACACCATTTTCTCtgtaaaattctaaaatttctTTACTTGAGCAGCAAAAAAGGGGGCTAGGAAGAAATCTGGGTGGGAGAAGAAATTGGTGTGGGGGAGAAGAAATCTGGGTGGATGGGGGGAAGAAGAAATCgggatggagagagagagagagagagagagagagagagaggatttattttttaaattttgtgcgTGGAAAGACATTTTGCCCATGCCAAGTAGGATTTGTCCATGCCATGTCatcaaattaaatgaaaaagtTGACCGAGATTACAGAAAGGATGGTTTTTGAAACTGGAGGCATAATTAAAGTACCACTGTAACAATTTAGCAATGTGAGGGACGAAAAGTAAAGTTGGGGCTTAGTCCAGGGACTATTGCTACAATTTAGCCTTAATTTtatggcttattatcacaaaacgtccttaaggtttacgaaactatcagattgcatcctcaatatttttttgtgtcattcgtggtcctcaaggttagtatgtgtgATCACAAATGATCACTGCCGTTAGATTCCGTCAgaaactccgttagtttgcctacgtgacatatatatatatatatatcacaaaacatccatGAGTTTCACTTACCTAttacaaatggtccttacgaatttttttaattttttatatttaaaattcataaaattttggttttctttttaaaattgtatgaatttcataaaatttaaaaatgaaaaaaactaagggtttagggttcataaatggtcctcaagattaaaatccttctataaatggttttttcatttataaataatttttaaaagaaaactaaaattttatgaattttaaatgaaaaaaaattaaaattaaaatttatgaattttaaatgaaaagataaaaaaaattcgtagcgaccatttgtgatagtgTGTGAACCTCAcagatgttttgtgatatatatatatgccacgtcagcaaattAACGGAGTTTTTTTACGAAATGTAATGGCAGAGACCATTTGAGATCGCACATGCTAACCTTGAGGGCCACGAGTGACACAAAAATACATtaagggccagtttggcattgctgtgctgtgaaaataatcgctgtcaaatttgctgtgagagaaatcagctgtgagataaagcagtttggcgtttggtaaaatttttgttaaaagtgttgttgatattgattttatgcataatcagaaaatgattgccgcataatcattaaacccagcgccttttcgaaactgattcctgcataatcagaaaatgaaagcacctcattagctgctttcctttatagctttctctcacagcaatttttaacaataagtgattttctcataatttACTAAACGGATTGggcttttcaaaatttttaaaaaatcacttattacccaaataagcaataccAAACGGGCACTAAGAATGCAACCTGATAGtttggcttattatcacaaaacgtccctaaggtttatgaaactatcagattgcatccttaatgttttttttttgtcattcgtggtcctcaaggttagtatgcatgatcacaaatggtccctaccGTTAGGTTtcgtcaaaaactctgttagtttgctgacgtggcatatatgtatatcacaaaacatccttgaggttcacagacctatcacaaatggtccttatgaaaatttttaattttttaaatttaaaattcataacatttttgttttcttttaaaaattttatgaattataattattttaaaatatatattaaattttaaatacatgtgacactatattattgtagatgttggctccatatatatgccacatcaacaaactaatgaagtttttaaaaaataatttaaaattcataaaattttaaaatgaaaaaaactaaaggtttagagttcataaatggtcctcaagattaaaatccttctataaataatttttttcatttataaataattttaaaaagaaaaccaaaattttacgaattttaaataaaaaaataaaaaaaattcatagcgaccatttatgaactaacagagtttttgacagaacctaacggcagggaccatttgtgattgcacatactaaccttgaggaccataagtgacacaaaaaaacattaaggatgcaatctgatagtttcgtaaaccttagggacgttttgtgataataagcctgaTAGTTTTATAAACCTTAGGGacattttgtgataataagcctaattttattattgtttcacAAGTACAAGTTATAATAGTTTTATGTCCAAGATTCCAAAGCCTTGCATGTTTGCGAGCCAGCTACTTTTGCAAGTTCCTCTGCAGATTTCTTGTGATAAtaacttcaattttatttaaagattATAACTTCAATTTAACTGgcaacttttcttttatgtttaaaTTTCATAAACAACTCCTATATAAAATGCTGAACTAAAATCAATGCTTATAAAATTTGTAACATATGATCAAATAAAGTACCATAGCTGTGGCTTTTTCCACAGAAAAAACATTCCATCTCAATCCCACAACAAAGTCTTCCTTTTTTCTAACCCTCAGTCGTAGGTAATGAAGAAGATAATGATATTAAGGggataaaaaaaagtcaattACTGTTTGTAGTATTAGAAAACATGTAAAAGAGGCTTTCTGCAGCATTTTTATTTCACAATAACACGGCTATGACATTGCACCAAAGACAACATGCATAAGTGAACAAACCAAATAAAGCGAACTACAGACATAACTGCAGTTGAAAAGTATCACCAAACTTCAGGGCGCAACTCGCCAGTTGCTGGGGGCATCCATCTCCCAGAGTTGTAGACACTCGCACCAACTTTCCAATTAGGCACATCCTTCATAACTTCGGCCTCATAATCAAGGTACTTTTTCCACTCTTTGACAAATCTAAAGAAGCAGTACAGACAATCATGAGGATCTTTTTACTTCGAATTCAGCAAGATGAATATTACAGGCATGAGACATATGAATGAAAGGGGTCAACCAACAGTataatctttttacctttcatcttcttcagcttGAAGCACAGGGAGTATTGCTCTGCGAGCAGCATACTTTTCAGCCTTAATGGCCCTACATAAAGCAAATTTTTTAAGCAAATAATATACCATATAAAGGAAATCCTCAATGAGAACAAATAGTAGTGTCGCCTTAcccaaataataaattatgtttTCACATGCACCGGCAAAaaccaagcaaaaattaaatgaaattgCAGAAAATCTTGCTAATATTTGCTTCTACGATCTACCCAATCACATTCCCACTCAAAAATTGAAGTCAAAGGCATGTAAGAAAACATGttcaaacaaatataaagcaGTAAGTTAGTAACTacaactgtccaaataatcaCGAAGGATAATCATACGATCCTATGAGTATACAGAGCTCCTGCCCCTTTATTACTACAAAGTCAGTCAAACGTTTTTACCAATCAAGATGACATAGAAGCTCACTCTATCGTGATCATCCCGAAGAACCACGATCACCATCTCATGACCCCCACGGTAATAATAAATCATACAAGGCACATATCCTCAGCTTACTTTCTCGCTGTGAAGGAAGAGACAAATAATGTGCTTTATACTAGCTTTAAACATTACTTGTGGAGAAAGGTTCAGGTTTCCTTCTTTGAAAATAGGTCACATGTCCTAACCTAGAGAAGTAACCTAGCCGAAGGTTTGACTTTGAGGGAAGCTTCCAATAAGCAAGGGTATAGACGCTGCAGAAGCTATTTGGCAAGGAAAGTGGGTGGAAGAACTAACCCAGAACACATGCCCTTTGGCTCCAAAGCTCAAAACTGAGTCCTCAAACGAAATGGTGAAATGAGGGCACAACGATTTCCACCTGGATTACTTAAGGCATCATCCACTAAACAATTTCAGGGAAATGCAAGTAGTGTATCTGGTATGGAACTCAGGCCAAGTCGGCTCAgttttgaaatataaaaacaaagcatccTTATTCgggttaaaaaataaaaccaagaCTGAACTGCATAGTatagcacaaactcaatgacCTTGAAACTAATCTTTCATAGTAGGTTTGGTTCTTGGGTCAATaagaagtaaaaagaaaaaaggcttTGAACTTTCGACCACCTTCCATCTCATTCTTTAGGACTAAACAAGAGGAGGGAAAACCATCATCTCCCCTTCTTTTATCATTCGAAATCCATGTTTCCCTTCCATATCCATCATTCTCTGAAACCGTAATATTAGGATTAGCCTTTGTTAAGGAAAAAgtaaaactaattttatactACCTACCAAATGAAAATCTCCCTCTCTCAAAGAAACAAGGGAAAAACTCCAACTCCTATTCTTCATCTCTATTCAAACACTTGTCATACAGACATTTTCAACAAGGCCTCCAAGTTTATTCCCTTGGGGTTCATATGACACAGGATCAATCTGTGTTACAATTGCGCTTAGGTAGCACCACGGTCAGCGTTGCACCAATATGTGTAGATTGGGGAAAGGATAGTCACTGGAGGTGGGATGCTTGTTAAGGCACCAATCTGGTGAGTGGTGGGTGAAAGGATGAGGGAGGAGGAAAAGGAGCAGACGTCACAAATATATGTGCAGTcgaggagagggagaggaagaTGCAGAAGGAGCATATCCAGCCATTACCCATGTGCCACTGACTCTACTAATAGAGTGCATACTTTACTACGTGGCGTGGCATCTGGATAAAATAGAGCATGCTAAGAAAACCATGGCAAATATGAGATTTGAACTATTTGATACGATATGGAGCACTGGCCCATGTAAAACAGGCTGCAAACTGAGCCCTTCACTAAATATGAATGTCTTCACATATATTGTTAGCAAGTATCCACCTTTACCATAATAATTGGGCATAACAACCCAAGCTCTCCAAGCATCTGCTTATCTATACCTGAGTTCTTTCCTTTGCCCCATCATTAACAATGCTCTTTTCAATTAACAATATGAGCATCCCGCATATCATTCATTaactcatatttttttctaaacAATGCAGAAAGTAATAGTTTGCAAGAACTAatgaacctttttttattttattttataaaatccaaaaattcataacaaaaaccataaattttatgaatatgaaaaccatattaatttattaaaaatacacGAACTTGGTAACAATTGTAAAGCATTTCTGTAGCTCACTTCAAAGAAATACCAAGAGAACCCTAACAAAGATCACTACCTCTCACTCCCCTACTCACCCACTCACAGGACCCATCAAATTTCAACCCTCAATtcacaaaacaataaaaaactATACAAccaaatatcaaataaataagCTCTGACCTTCGGATCTTGTTGCCCTTGCCGACCTCGTACATGCCCCAAGAGAAGGTACCAAAGGCAGCCAAGAAAATAGCCACTGCGCTGGGACCCTTGTTGGGGATCCGACGAGCGTATCGGACCGGAGCGAACCCACCCGGGGGCGGACCGTCCTGGAGAACCGGCATGTCCTTGACGCTCGCCATCCCTGGCTTG
The window above is part of the Prunus dulcis chromosome 1, ALMONDv2, whole genome shotgun sequence genome. Proteins encoded here:
- the LOC117618646 gene encoding NADH dehydrogenase [ubiquinone] 1 alpha subcomplex subunit 13-A, which gives rise to MTEAVIRNKPGMASVKDMPVLQDGPPPGGFAPVRYARRIPNKGPSAVAIFLAAFGTFSWGMYEVGKGNKIRRAIKAEKYAARRAILPVLQAEEDERFVKEWKKYLDYEAEVMKDVPNWKVGASVYNSGRWMPPATGELRPEVW